One window of the Brevinematia bacterium genome contains the following:
- a CDS encoding PBSX family phage terminase large subunit, giving the protein MLKIRVNEKIYKHIDVSSSPVVVYGGSMAGKSYTIAQYIITKLLTKKQTALVLRKYASTLRYSVWKLFYTMLYNLGFRNFTRYSEMILENGSEIFFRGLDEVEKIKGIEASIVWMEEATEFSEEDYIQASLRARVGEKKVILSFNPLYREWLHKLILTYPSNTLKVTVWDNPFVSEEQIQILQKLQGVSRKIYLEGDFAKESERLVFKNPYILTKEQVNKLKFRDILWGVDFGYNNPTAIVKVGVTESGEYVVLEDYKISHITNADLVELLRQIGVKELIVADSSEPQRIVEIRNAGFSVVGSIKGRVFEQIQRLLQEKIYFSETAVNTLKEIETYSYKVNREGLIEDEIVKVNDHCIDAMRYAIIYSITVTFREVNFLVM; this is encoded by the coding sequence ATGCTGAAGATAAGGGTAAATGAAAAAATATACAAGCACATAGATGTATCCAGCAGTCCAGTAGTGGTATACGGGGGAAGTATGGCTGGGAAGTCCTATACGATTGCACAGTATATAATAACAAAACTACTTACAAAGAAACAGACAGCCTTGGTGTTAAGGAAGTATGCTAGCACACTAAGATATTCCGTGTGGAAGTTATTTTACACGATGTTGTATAATTTGGGCTTTAGAAACTTTACCAGATACTCGGAAATGATATTGGAAAACGGTTCTGAAATATTCTTTAGGGGTTTGGACGAAGTGGAAAAAATTAAAGGAATAGAGGCAAGTATAGTCTGGATGGAAGAAGCAACGGAGTTTTCAGAAGAGGATTATATACAGGCATCTTTAAGAGCTAGGGTGGGAGAGAAAAAGGTTATATTAAGCTTTAATCCGCTATACCGAGAGTGGTTACATAAGCTTATACTTACATACCCAAGTAATACTTTAAAAGTAACTGTGTGGGATAATCCGTTTGTGTCTGAAGAGCAAATACAAATACTGCAAAAGCTACAAGGAGTTAGCAGAAAAATTTATTTGGAGGGGGATTTTGCAAAAGAAAGTGAAAGGTTGGTGTTTAAAAATCCTTACATTCTAACTAAGGAACAGGTTAATAAACTTAAGTTTAGAGACATTTTGTGGGGAGTGGATTTTGGTTATAATAATCCAACAGCAATAGTTAAAGTGGGGGTTACTGAAAGCGGAGAGTATGTTGTTTTAGAAGACTATAAAATATCTCACATTACTAATGCAGACCTTGTGGAGCTGTTAAGACAAATAGGAGTAAAAGAACTAATAGTAGCAGATAGCTCGGAGCCACAAAGAATAGTAGAGATTAGGAACGCAGGGTTTAGTGTGGTTGGAAGTATAAAAGGAAGGGTGTTTGAACAGATACAAAGGCTTTTACAAGAGAAAATATACTTTTCTGAAACTGCAGTAAACACACTTAAGGAGATAGAAACGTATTCCTATAAAGTAAATAGGGAAGGACTAATTGAGGATGAGATTGTAAAAGTTAATGACCACTGCATAGATGCTATGAGGTATGCAATAATTTATAGTATTACAGTTACCTTCCGTGAAGTAAACTTTTTGGTAATGTAG